ATATGAGGCGCGCAGACCAAGTGCACGCCCATACTGTGACCGGCCACGCGCGAGGCGACAGTGTCAGAAATCGTTAAAACAACGACAACCCAATTTCATTTTGACAGCCACCCGCGCACACTGCATGTACACCTGTCTGCGATCGAGCGTGCTGTCCTCTACGTAGCAGTGTTTTTAGCGCCCTATGCAACATTGCGATTTTCCGATCTATTCTTTACCTTCAGTGATTTCTTTTTCTGCTTAAGCCTTTTTCTTCTTTTCATAACAGGGCGCATTTGGACTAAGCCGCTGGGCGAGGCAACGCCACTTTGGCTTGTCGCGTTCCTGCTCTTGTTCGTGGGGATGATGATTGGCAGCCTTTTCCATAACAGTCCCGAACGGGGGCTGATTGTGACGGCACAGTATTTGTTCGCCTACATATTCTTGATGTTCATTCTGATCCGTGATGAACCTAAGGAAGCTTATCGTCTGGCGGCCATTTTCCTGACCAGCATAATCCTCATAGACATTCACGGCATCATTACCTTCTATTTCGTTGGCTATGTGCCTGGCGAGGGAAGGGGCGTAGTTACGGGGGGGCGGCGTTTGGCTACACTCCTTCGAAACCCGAACTTGGCTGCGGCGATGAATGCCCTGACGCTCCCTATTCTGCTCTTTTTCTGGTCGACCGGCCGGATCAAGTCATATCTCGCTTTACCGGTACTGGCGCTATTTCTAGTTACAGTGATACTTACTAGCTCGAATAGCGGTTTGTTTGTGACGTCGATTTGCTTGGTTATCTTCACGGCGCTCATTTCAACGCCCAAGTTGATATTTCGTCTGGCACTGGGAGTCGGCATACTTGTTGCGGTTGTGGGCGGATTTGGGAACAAGGACCTGCTGCCCAAGACATTTCAAACGCGTGTCTTGGGCGCGCTTTCCTCCGGCGACATCTCTGAAGCGGGAACTTTCCTATCGAGAGCCGCACTTATGGAGGAGGCGATCCAGATGATATCTGACGAACAGATCAAACTGGTGGGAATTGGCGCAGATCAATTCCGAGAAAGAAGTGTACAAGCTGCTCCCGTTCACAACCTCTATCTTCTTCTCTGGGTGGAAGGCGGACTGCTCGCGCTGATTGGTTGGATCATGTTTTCAGCGATCGGCGTGCTGCGTGGAATTACGCTCAACAGGGCTGGTGGAGATAAGCGCGCATTGGCAGCGATTATTACGAGCGTCGTCGTTTTCCTCACGATCGCTTTGTTCAATCCCCACATGTATGCGAGGTACTGGACGATACCGATTTTTTTGTGCTGCGGCCTAAGCCTTGCGCAG
The Ensifer sp. WSM1721 genome window above contains:
- a CDS encoding O-antigen ligase family protein, with product MSEIVKTTTTQFHFDSHPRTLHVHLSAIERAVLYVAVFLAPYATLRFSDLFFTFSDFFFCLSLFLLFITGRIWTKPLGEATPLWLVAFLLLFVGMMIGSLFHNSPERGLIVTAQYLFAYIFLMFILIRDEPKEAYRLAAIFLTSIILIDIHGIITFYFVGYVPGEGRGVVTGGRRLATLLRNPNLAAAMNALTLPILLFFWSTGRIKSYLALPVLALFLVTVILTSSNSGLFVTSICLVIFTALISTPKLIFRLALGVGILVAVVGGFGNKDLLPKTFQTRVLGALSSGDISEAGTFLSRAALMEEAIQMISDEQIKLVGIGADQFRERSVQAAPVHNLYLLLWVEGGLLALIGWIMFSAIGVLRGITLNRAGGDKRALAAIITSVVVFLTIALFNPHMYARYWTIPIFLCCGLSLAQLRRAVKLERGAI